A DNA window from Hordeum vulgare subsp. vulgare chromosome 1H, MorexV3_pseudomolecules_assembly, whole genome shotgun sequence contains the following coding sequences:
- the LOC123450264 gene encoding fasciclin-like arabinogalactan protein 11: protein MASSRRAVLVLLAVVLLAAAVPAALSQKTTAPAPEEAAPDAPAAGTTTPKVAAAPNVTAVLEKAGQYTKFIRLMASTQQDTQLNAQANESDTGFTVFAPTDNAFNSLKPGTLNSLSQQDQVTLVQAHIVPTFYSMESFETASNPVRTQASGTDGPCTVNVTATSNSAVNVSTGIVHTTVGTALRATRPLAVYSVDKVLLPMDLFGPKPPASAPLAPGKKPSSAKGAAKAPSGSDEDEDDETTPPAGAAAAVGAGWRSLVAMVAAAAAAACLL, encoded by the coding sequence ATGGCGTCGTCCAGGAGAGCCGTCCTCGTCCTGCTAGCCGTGGTGCTGCTGGCGGCGGCAGTGCCGGCGGCGCTGAGCCAGAAGACGACGGCCCCGGCGCCAGAAGAGGCGGCGCCGGACGCGCCGGCGGCGGGGACGACGACGCCCAAGGTGGCGGCGGCGCCGAACGTGACGGCGGTGCTGGAGAAGGCCGGGCAGTACACCAAGTTCATCCGGCTGATGGCGTCGACGCAGCAGGACACGCAGCTGAACGCGCAGGCCAACGAGTCGGACACGGGCTTCACGGTGTTCGCCCCCACCGACAACGCCTTCAACAGCCTCAAGCCGGGCACCCTCAACTCGCTCTCGCAGCAGGACCAGGTGACGCTCGTGCAGGCGCACATCGTCCCCACCTTCTACTCCATGGAGTCCTTCGAGACCGCCAGCAACCCCGTCCGCACCCAGGCCTCCGGCACCGACGGGCCCTGCACCGTCAACGTCACCGCCACCAGCAACAGCGCCGTCAACGTCTCCACCGGCATCGTACACACCACCGTCGGCACCGCGCTGCGCGCCACCAGGCCGCTCGCCGTCTACTCCGTCGACAAGGTGCTGCTGCCCATGGACCTCTTCGGCCCCAAGCCGCCGGCGTCCGCGCCGCTGGCCCCGGGAAAGAAGCCCTCCTCCGCCAAGGGGGCAGCCAAGGCGCCCTCGGGgtcggacgaggacgaggacgacgagacAACCCCGCCCGCCGGTGCGGCCGCAGCCGTCGGCGCCGGATGGAGGAGCCTCGTCGCCATGgtggctgccgccgccgccgccgcgtgccTCTTGTAA